A region from the Anoplolepis gracilipes chromosome 2, ASM4749672v1, whole genome shotgun sequence genome encodes:
- the LOC140676335 gene encoding protein CDV3 homolog isoform X2: protein MISATCATRATRVAFHRGSGVRLRRGNVKYCPRPGIIFSPAFSNRQGISLARNFAFSGTFSRALDSRVDAADFRWRQAHVDDRNEDPDQSVISVFLVYCYSRALARRRSFPWFSHHPDSVRIIMADLDDFFAKKDRKKAKGKKFATTDEVAKKLEETGKRIEKPKPKEKPANPEGEESQHTEDEDEWKEFEEEKKDYSGLKIGHLTINDSLDAESDDERGTGENSSDGESGEGGTKHTGPWKKPDLPPEAPEVTVAPPPPVVSTGSSYKAPHLRNQSTFTSPRPRGRNVAPDIHSEEYFPTLNSKPQQSNGSNPWGRKRREEGA from the exons ATGATCAGCGCCACTTGCGCGACCCGCGCGACCAGAGTCGCCTTTCATCGTGGATCAGGCGTCCGGCTACGACGTGGCAATGTGAAATATTGTCCCCGTCCCGGGATCATCTTTTCCCCAGCCTTCTCGAACCGACAAGGAATTTCACTCGCACGAAATTTCGCCTTCTCAGGAACGTTTAGTCGTGCGCTTGACTCGCGCGTTGACGCTGCCGACTTCCGGTGGAGACAAGCCCATGTGGACGATCGCAACGAAGACCCAGATCAGTCCGTGATCAGTGTGTTCTTGGTGTACTGCTATTCACGCGCTCTCGCACGTCGAAGATCATTCCCTTGGTTCTCACATCATCCGGATTCTGTTCGCATCATCATGGCGGACTTGGACGacttttttgctaaaaaagaTCGCAAGAAGGCCAAGGGCAAGAAGTTTGCCACGACTGATGAGGTCGCCAAGAAGTTGGAGGAAACGGGCAAACGAATCGAGAAGCCCAAGCCGAAGGAGAAGCCTGCGAATCCCGAGGGCGAGGAGTCTCAACACACTGAG gaTGAGGATGAGTGGAAGGAATTTGAAGAGGAGAAAAAGGATTATAGTGGTCTAAAAATTGGGCATTTGACAATAAATGACAGCTTGGATGCGGAATCGGATGATGAAAGAGGCACTGGTGAAAACAGTTCTGACGGAGAATCTGGCGAGGGTGGCACAAAACATACGGGACCATGGAAGAAACCAGATCTACCACCAGAAGCTCCAGAAGTAACAGTAGCACCGCCACCACCTGTAGTATCCACAGGAAGTAGTTACAAAGCGCCACATTTAAGAAATCAATCTACGTTTACTAGTCCACGACCACGAGGAAGGAATGTTGCGCCTGATATACATAGCGAAGAGTATTTTCCAACTCTGAATTCCAAGCCTCAGCAAAGTAACGGCAGTAATCCATGGGGCAGAAA gCGACGAGAGGAGGGAGCGTAG
- the LOC140676335 gene encoding protein CDV3 homolog isoform X1, translating into MISATCATRATRVAFHRGSGVRLRRGNVKYCPRPGIIFSPAFSNRQGISLARNFAFSGTFSRALDSRVDAADFRWRQAHVDDRNEDPDQSVISVFLVYCYSRALARRRSFPWFSHHPDSVRIIMADLDDFFAKKDRKKAKGKKFATTDEVAKKLEETGKRIEKPKPKEKPANPEGEESQHTEDEDEWKEFEEEKKDYSGLKIGHLTINDSLDAESDDERGTGENSSDGESGEGGTKHTGPWKKPDLPPEAPEVTVAPPPPVVSTGSSYKAPHLRNQSTFTSPRPRGRNVAPDIHSEEYFPTLNSKPQQSNGSNPWGRKRREEGAFEEVRNRGSSRSYNASESQVQVPKLSLGNKYGALSQDQS; encoded by the exons ATGATCAGCGCCACTTGCGCGACCCGCGCGACCAGAGTCGCCTTTCATCGTGGATCAGGCGTCCGGCTACGACGTGGCAATGTGAAATATTGTCCCCGTCCCGGGATCATCTTTTCCCCAGCCTTCTCGAACCGACAAGGAATTTCACTCGCACGAAATTTCGCCTTCTCAGGAACGTTTAGTCGTGCGCTTGACTCGCGCGTTGACGCTGCCGACTTCCGGTGGAGACAAGCCCATGTGGACGATCGCAACGAAGACCCAGATCAGTCCGTGATCAGTGTGTTCTTGGTGTACTGCTATTCACGCGCTCTCGCACGTCGAAGATCATTCCCTTGGTTCTCACATCATCCGGATTCTGTTCGCATCATCATGGCGGACTTGGACGacttttttgctaaaaaagaTCGCAAGAAGGCCAAGGGCAAGAAGTTTGCCACGACTGATGAGGTCGCCAAGAAGTTGGAGGAAACGGGCAAACGAATCGAGAAGCCCAAGCCGAAGGAGAAGCCTGCGAATCCCGAGGGCGAGGAGTCTCAACACACTGAG gaTGAGGATGAGTGGAAGGAATTTGAAGAGGAGAAAAAGGATTATAGTGGTCTAAAAATTGGGCATTTGACAATAAATGACAGCTTGGATGCGGAATCGGATGATGAAAGAGGCACTGGTGAAAACAGTTCTGACGGAGAATCTGGCGAGGGTGGCACAAAACATACGGGACCATGGAAGAAACCAGATCTACCACCAGAAGCTCCAGAAGTAACAGTAGCACCGCCACCACCTGTAGTATCCACAGGAAGTAGTTACAAAGCGCCACATTTAAGAAATCAATCTACGTTTACTAGTCCACGACCACGAGGAAGGAATGTTGCGCCTGATATACATAGCGAAGAGTATTTTCCAACTCTGAATTCCAAGCCTCAGCAAAGTAACGGCAGTAATCCATGGGGCAGAAA gcGACGAGAAGAGGGAGCTTTTGAAGAAGTTCGCAATCGAGGTAGCAGCAGGTCATATAACGCGTCGGAGTCTCAAGTTCAAGTGCCCAAACTTTCCCTGGGCAACAAGTATGGCGCTCTGTCGCAAGATCAAAGCTGA